The DNA region ACAACCATGTCGGCTGCAGGCTTTTGATCGCTGAAAGAATCAGATTCGTGTCACTTTGGGCAAGAGTGCGATGCTCGGAATTCAATCCCTGCAACGCTTCGGAGACGATGGCATCCACTTCAGCGACGTTATCAACAACGTTCAGAATGAAGCGTGTTTTGGGGAATTTTTCGTAGAGTTCCTTAAGCGCCGGAGTGCTTTTGTAGAACTCATTGATCTGCTCCCAGGAGTAATCTGAGATTTTATTCCCCTGCATGATCTTAATAGTGGGGTTCGCTTCCTGCTCCGCCAACTTTGCATTCAGGAATTCAATGTCACGTTGGGGTGGCAGGATAAATGGAACGCGATCTTTGGAAACGCGCACATCGGCCCAGATAATAACGTCAGGGCGAGCATCAACGGCCTCTGCCATTTTGGCCAAAGTATGAGTCTTTACGGACACATACGGAGTTTGACCGTCAAAAAAAGGGGATTTGTATTCCTGGAAGGTCTGCCCCATGCCCCAAATACGGGTCATCAGGATAATAAAACCAACCAAAGCTAAGGAGGCAATTGTTGCTAACAGTACTCGCATATGGCCGTTGGTATAGCACCCTAAGATGTCGAAATCAGCACCTTTTTTCCAAACTAGCTGAAAGATTCCTGTCACGATCTTAAATACGCTAAAATTAGGCGTATTTCATCTTGTTTTTCAATTGGCTTTCTATTAGATAACTGGATCGTAATAGTCGGGTGTAGACATGAATAAGATCAATCGGAAATTAGAATACGCATTGATGGCTTTGAAGTACATGAGCCAGAAAATTCCAGGGGAGCTGACTTCTGCAAAAGAAGTTTCAGATGCCTTTAATACTCCTTTTGATGCAACTGCTCGCGTGATGCAACAGATGGCTCAAAAAGGCGGATTTCTTCGCGCTGAGTACGGTGCCAACGGTGGTTATCAAATCACCAAGGACCTCGCAAAAGTTTCCATCCATGATTTGGTGGAAGTGATCGAAGGTCCCACGGCTCTGGTGAAGTGCCTGCACAAAGAAGCGCCTTGTGAAATTCAAGGGACTTGCAACATTGTTTCCCCAATTACGACTTTGAATAATAAGCTCACTGACTTTTATAAATCCGTCAGTTTGAAAGATCTTTTAGTTGAAAGAACTGCGATGTCGAAAAAATCTTCTGAGACGGTGATTCATGGATAACAACAAGAACAACCCTCTTGATTCGTACGAATACAAATACGGTTTCACCACTGATATTGAAATGGATCAGGCCCCATTGGGTTTGACCGAGGAAATTATCAAGCTGATCTCTGGTAAAAAGAATGAACCAGAGTGGATGCTGGATTACCGTTTGAAAGCTTACCGCCATTGGCTGACTTTGACTGAGCCAACTTGGGCCCATGTTTCTTATCCAGCGATCGATTTCCAGGCGATTCGTTATTATTCAGCACCTAAGAAAAAAACAGACGCGGATAAGCCAAAATCCATGGATGATCTTGATCCTGAATTGATCAAAACTTTTGAAAAGCTTGGTATCCCTTTATCTGAACAAAAACGTATCTCCGGTATTGCGGTGGACGTGGTCTTTGACTCGGTCTCTGTGGGCACAACTCACAATGAGGTTTTGGAAGAAGCGGGAGTGCTCTTCTGTTCAATTACTGAAGCAGTGGCAAAACATCCGGAACTTGTTAAAAAATATCTGGGCTCTGTAGTTCCATACACTGACAACTTCTATGCGGCACTGAATGCAGCGG from Bdellovibrio sp. GT3 includes:
- a CDS encoding RrF2 family transcriptional regulator: MNKINRKLEYALMALKYMSQKIPGELTSAKEVSDAFNTPFDATARVMQQMAQKGGFLRAEYGANGGYQITKDLAKVSIHDLVEVIEGPTALVKCLHKEAPCEIQGTCNIVSPITTLNNKLTDFYKSVSLKDLLVERTAMSKKSSETVIHG